One genomic region from Spirosoma sp. KCTC 42546 encodes:
- a CDS encoding metallophosphoesterase: protein MVFTEKFAINLEDQRNQLNLAQALGLNLGLGFDPSIWSFLKDSERQLIQLMDGPTPPEPDASGNIEFGWCLYFLNGMMPNVPPLIQSSLQGIKLILTSIGGMPTSRITSAQWKRWLIQLDSAGVLKGDGTLVSTARYALIDPGWALSLLNFLSLKLGIRKIVPFNPVGKTIQVTRPTPLRMALFGDWGTGPYLDGNLAASPSQLVMQQIQKKAPDMAVHLGDVYYSGMDVEEHLRLVDSWTYKAPLGNFTLNSNHEMYYGGHGLFNIALNPASTPLFQAQGSSTFFSVSFGNWLILGLDSAYNAPQRNMYLDGAITDPAQKKLLKDAGTSGKKIMIFTHHNPINETGTIQNNLWNNVVSALGKNPDYWYWGHVHNGIVYSEKSAAGSVKCRCQGNSAIPIGHASWYDTNANISFYTNSPLGDTDPRNALRIKNGFALLEFGQDTVKETWYYQDGTLAWSS from the coding sequence ATGGTATTTACAGAAAAATTCGCCATTAATTTAGAAGATCAGCGTAACCAGCTCAATCTTGCCCAGGCTCTGGGCCTGAATTTAGGGCTGGGATTCGACCCCTCAATCTGGTCGTTCCTGAAAGATAGTGAACGCCAGCTTATTCAATTGATGGATGGCCCAACACCGCCTGAACCCGATGCCTCCGGAAATATAGAGTTTGGGTGGTGCCTTTATTTCCTAAATGGAATGATGCCTAATGTTCCACCTCTGATTCAATCTAGTCTTCAGGGCATTAAGTTGATTTTGACGAGTATAGGGGGTATGCCCACCAGCAGGATAACCTCAGCTCAATGGAAGCGTTGGTTAATTCAGTTAGACAGCGCGGGCGTACTAAAGGGCGATGGTACGTTGGTGTCAACGGCCCGCTACGCACTTATCGATCCAGGCTGGGCGCTTTCTCTGCTCAATTTTTTATCGCTTAAACTAGGTATACGAAAGATCGTACCGTTTAATCCAGTCGGGAAAACAATTCAGGTCACTCGCCCAACTCCCTTACGGATGGCGCTGTTTGGCGATTGGGGAACTGGGCCTTATCTGGATGGGAATTTAGCCGCCAGTCCTTCGCAACTGGTAATGCAGCAGATTCAAAAAAAGGCTCCGGATATGGCCGTTCACCTTGGCGATGTGTATTACTCCGGAATGGATGTTGAAGAGCATCTTAGGCTGGTAGATAGCTGGACGTATAAAGCACCTCTGGGAAATTTTACCCTAAATTCAAATCATGAAATGTATTATGGAGGACATGGTCTGTTCAACATTGCCCTCAATCCAGCTAGTACACCCTTATTTCAGGCGCAGGGTAGCTCGACGTTTTTCAGCGTTAGCTTTGGTAACTGGCTGATTCTGGGACTCGACTCTGCTTATAATGCCCCTCAACGTAACATGTACCTGGACGGAGCAATAACCGATCCGGCCCAGAAAAAACTGTTGAAGGACGCGGGGACTAGTGGAAAAAAAATCATGATTTTTACTCACCATAATCCAATAAACGAAACCGGAACGATCCAGAATAACCTGTGGAATAATGTAGTATCAGCCCTGGGGAAAAACCCAGACTACTGGTACTGGGGGCATGTGCATAATGGTATTGTGTATTCAGAAAAGTCAGCGGCTGGGTCCGTGAAGTGCAGGTGCCAGGGCAATTCCGCTATTCCAATTGGGCATGCCTCCTGGTACGATACGAATGCGAATATCTCCTTTTATACGAATTCGCCCCTTGGCGATACAGATCCTCGTAATGCATTGCGGATCAAGAATGGGTTTGCGCTATTGGAATTTGGCCAGGATACCGTTAAGGAGACGTGGTATTATCAGGATGGCACGCTTGCCTGGTCGTCTTA